GTAATTCTTCTAAATTTGGCCCATAAATTCGCATTTCTACGGGGGCATCAAAGGGTGGCCCCTGTCCTAATTGTTGCACTAAAAAACGAGCATTGGGAAACGCGCGATCCAGTTCTGTTTGTAAGGTTTGGACTAATATGGGTAACTCTGCTGTATCCTTTAGTTGTACCATTCCCTCAGCATAGTGGGATTGGTTTTCTCTCATCCCCGTAATGTTGTAATAAAACTTGGGGCCAGTTCTGCCAATAAACCAATTCACCTCCTCCACTTGGGGATGTTGTAAGATCAGGTCTCGGGCGCGGGCGGCTTGAGCCTGAGTTTGCGCGATCGCGCCATCAGGGGAAAACTCCACTTCAATATGTAACTGATCCCGTTCCACATCAGGGAAAAATTGCCGATCTAAATTTCCCAAGATGCTAAAGCCCATCAACGGAATAATAAAAACAAGGGCAACAATGAGTAACGGTTTTCGCGTTGCTTGTTGCAAACTCCAGCGATAAGATCGTCCCAACTGAGGAAAGGAAATCCCATTATTCCACCACCTTCTAGGCTGATTCGGGTTGAGACGACTTAAAAATCTCCCTGTCAGAGCAGCAATAACGGTTAAAGACAGAGCAAGAGAGGAAACTAAAGCGAGAATTACAGTAATCGCAATTGATCCCACAAATTCACCTGCTGCACCTGGGAGAAGCGCGATCGGTAAAAAGGTCATTACTGTCGTAATCGTAGAAGCTAACAATGGTACTTTGAGGTAATTAACCGTTTTACTCACTGCTTTAAATGGCGTTTCCCCGTCTTCCAACTCTGATTGAATATCATTAACCACAACAATCGCGTTATCAATTAATAATCCCAAAGCAATAATCAGCCCTGTTACTGAAATTTGATGTACTGCAATTCCCATCACGGTCATGCCCCCTAAAACCCCACATACAGTTAACGGGAGAGCCATTCCCACAATGAGCGAAGAACCCCAGCCCATCGCAACAAAGACCATGGCAATCACTAATAGGGCAGCAAAAAGAAGATTGGCAATGAGACTGTTAATTCTATCGGCAACATAAGTGCTTTGGTCGAAAATTACCTCTAAACTGATTCTGCTTGGAAGCGTGCCTCGGAAGGACTCAAGTTCTTGATGAATAATGGGCGTAAATTCATCAATACGTTGTCCCGGCTTCATTAATACCCCAAGCGCGATCGCGGATTGACCGTTGGTATAACTTAATTCTGTTGGGGGTTCTTGAACTCCTCGCTCTACCCTTGCAATATCTCCCAGACGAGTAAACTCTCCTTGAGGGGTATTTTGGATGGGAATCTGACGAATTTGGTCTAGGGTACTGAGTTCTGTATCAACTTCTAGAGATAAATCCCGTTGCTCGCCCCGTAATTGCCCTGCAGATACTTTCGCATCACTTGCCTCGATTTGATCCGCTAATTCTTGAGTGGATAATCCCACTGCTACTAATTCTGGCGCATCAATTTCCACTAAAATTTCTTCTGCTGGTGCGCCAAAAATCTCTACTTCCTCCGTATCGGGAAGACTACGCAGTTGTACCGCCAACTCTTTGGCATAACGATAGAGAATACCATAATTCGGGTTTTCTCCTTGCCATTGCAAACTAGGAATTAAAGTATAAGCACGAACATTAAATTCTTCTAGTTCTGGTTGACCTGCTCCTTCAGGAAAATCTATACTAGCTTTATCAATGCGATCGCGAAGGTCTGACCAAATCGGAGCAGCATTAAAGACATCATCGGATAACGTAACTGAAACACTAGAAAAGCCCACCCGAGAACTAGACTCAATGGTTTCCACTTCTTCAATCTCGGAAATCTCTCCTTCTAAAACTTCCGTCACTAGGGCTTCCACTCGCTCGGCACTAGCCCCCGGAAACACCGTTTTCACCACAGCATTACGAGCAATTAAAGTGGGATCTTCTTGCCGCGGTAACGCCTGAAACGAGGCAATCCCTAAGGCGAGGATTAAAAAGATGGTGAGAATTAAGAGGCGGGTATTGCGATAAAAGTAGCGGATCATGGTTATTAATTATTTGCTAATTCCACAGGTTGGCCAGGCGCAAGGCGATGCGTTCCCTCAGATACAATTTGCGCCTCAGGGTCTAAAGTTCCTCTCACAAAGGCGCGATCTTCTTCTTGATGGATAATTTCTACCGCTTCCTGTTGCACTTTCCATCCCTCTGTATCTTCATCAGGAACGACAACATAAGCTGTCCATAATCCCCGAATGCCCTGAGTCAGTGCTGACATCGGGAGCCAATATCCTGCACTTTCTATGGTTTGGGTAAGATCTAAGCGTACAGTTTCCCCGGGACTGGTGGTAAGAAGCGCATCGGAGTCTAGTTGAAAGATAACTTCTTGGGTGCGAGTTTCTCCACTCACTTCTGGTAAGGTTGATTTAACTGTCCCCTGATAGGTCTCAGAGCCAATTCTAAGGGGATAATCACTTCCCACTTCTAGTTGTTGGGCAACCTGAGAGGGAACTCCAATTCTGGCTTCTGGCGCGGTATTTTCCATTAATTGGATTACAGGTTCTCCTGTTTGAACCACAGTTCCTTCATCTAAGGCTCGCCCCGAAACAATCCCTGCAAAGGGGGCAGTCAAAACACTTTGGTTAAGATTGACTTCAATATCTTCTAGGTTGGCTTCGATTTCGTGCACGGTGGCTTGTTGGGCGGCAATCTCTTCTTGACGAGTTCCACTGCTTAGCTCTTGTAATTGGCTTTCTGCTTCTTCTAAACGGGCTTCTAAGGCTTGCTCTTGACTGGCGACTTCATCCAGTTGTTCGGCAGAAATCGCTCCTTCTGAGTAAAGAAACTCGCGGCGCGATCGCTGATTTTGCGCTAATTTCAGTTCTTCTTCAACATTACGGACTCTGGCTCTAGCGGCGGCAATCTCTTCTTGACGGGGGCCGGTTTCCAGTTGCTCTAGTTGGGCTAACGCACCACGACGTTGGGCTTCGAGTTGTCGTTTTTGGGCTTCTAAGTTCTGAGTGTCTAATCGGGCTATGGGATCACCTGCGGAAACGCGATCGCCTTCTTCTACTAAAATCTCAGTCACTTTACCACCGCGTTCTAACCCTAAATCACTTCTGCGTTGGGAGCGAATTTCTCCCGTATAGCGACGACTCACCTCATAAGACGATTCAGGGGTTACTGTAATTGTTTCCACAGGCAACGCATTAATCTCTTCAACGGTTTCCTCTCTAGGAGGGCTTGGTAGTAAACGAGGAATAATCATCGCACTACCACCGATTAATAAGATTATTCCTCCTAACCACAATAATCGTTTTTTTCTGCCAGTGCGACTGCTATTTTTTTCTTCATCAAAGGCAATTTCTTGATCTTTGACCATGTTTGATTCCTTCCCGTAACGTACCGTATGGTACAATGGCAAACATAGCGATTAACAATGTTGCTATTATTCTCTAATCCTTATCGTACCGTACAGTATGGTATTGTCAACCAGTAAGAAAAAAACAATTGTTAAGGTATCCTGAAATACACAGATCAGCTAGGAGTATTCAATGGGAGTATCCACAGCATACTCAGAACAGAAGAAAAAAGAAATTCTAACAGTGGCAACAGATTTATTTATTGAGCGTGGCTATGATGGGGTGAGTATTGATGCCATCGTGAAAGAAGTTGGAGGGTCAAAAAGTAATATTTACAATTACTTTGGGGGGAAAGAGGGATTATTTCGAGCCATTGTCGAAGATGTGAGTGAGCAAATTTTATCTCCTCTCAAACAAGCAGAAGTAGAAAATTTACCCTTAAAAGAGGGCTTAACTGCCATTGGGAAACAGGCAATGTCTATTATTTTATCCGATCGCGCGATCGGGCTTTTAAGAATTGTCATTGCTCAAAGTCGAAAGTTCCCTGAAGTGGCACAGTTATTTTTTCAAGTGGGGCCAAAAACTCGTTGTAAGTTATTAGTAGAATATATTGAGCAACAACAAGCGCAAGGAAAAATCAAACCCTGTGATAGTTATCAGGCAGCTACTCAATTTATTGGGATGTTTTTAGGCTTTCATCAATTACAAAGAGTTCTCGGTATTACGTCTAACCCCACTGAAGAAGAAATTAATGCCATTGTTGAAGATGCAGTTAAAACCTTTATGGTCAGGTATTCCCAATGACTCATATAGGAGAACAGAAAAAATCCAGAGACTTAAACTATCAAGTAAATATTTAATGATTATATAGCAATATTAGTTAATTAGCAGTAATAATAAAAATATTACATCTAAAAAGGGGAGGCTTCTATGCTAGAACTTGGTTTAATTTTAGCGGTGGGGTTAGCTCTCATTCATGCCTTCCTGTCTAAGTTTAACATTGAGGCAATTATCCCTGAATACCGCTGGCTTTCTTTTGCTGGCGGTGTTTCTATTAGTTATGTATTTCTAGAAATTTTTCCTGAACTGAGTCATGCTCAAGAAACACTGGAAAATGTAGCAATTCCACTGGTAGCTTATTTAGAAAATCACGTTTATATTTTAGCTCTATTAGGACTTATTATTTTTTATGGTTTAGATGTTTTCGTCCTTAATCATGCTAAAAGTTTCGCTAGTAGTAATTCCCCAAAAAAATCTACCTTTTCAGCGATATTTTGGTTACATATTGGCGGTTTTGCTTTACTAAATGTTATTTTTGGTTATTTGCTTCAAGATTTAGCTGAACATAGCTTAATTGAGTGTATTTTATTTTTTATTGCAGTCGGGCTACACTTTTTTATTATTGATTATGGGTTAAGAGAACATCACGAAAAAGTTTATGATCAAAAAGGGCGCTGGCTTTTGACAGGGTCAATTTTAGTTGGCGCAATACTTGGTCAAGCAAGAGTTATTAATGAAGCTGGCATTTTAATGGTTTGGTCTTTTTTAGCGGGAAGTTTAATTTTAAATGTCTTAAAGCGTGAACTACCTGAGGAAAAGAAAACTTGCTTTTGGTCTTTTTGTACTGGTGCTATTGTTTTCGCTACCTTATTTCTCAGTGCCACTTAAGCCTGAAACAATGAAATCATCTCATTAAAAAAATCATGTTATTCTCATTGTAAAATGGTCATTGATTTTTTAAATGATAGATCAAACTCAACAATATCACCCCTTTCCCATTGTGGGCGTTGCTGTTTCCCCAAGAGATACAGAAACAATACAGCAATTTTTCTCGGAAGTTTCGCCAACCAGTAATATTGCTTATCTCGTGCTTAGGACTACAGCTTCTCAAGAAGAACGTTTAAGTGCAGAAACATTACAGAGCTATACTTCTGTTCCTGTTTGCGTGGCAGTAGATGATGAAGTAATCCTTCCCAACTATATTTATATCATTCCCTCGCAGACAAATGTTCACATTCTTAATGGGAAAATACAACTCCAGCCCAACAGCGAAGACACAATTCTATCTCCCATTGATAGTTGCTTCCATTCTTTAGCTCAGCATCAGGGCAACAAAGCAGCCGCCGTTATTCTATCAGCAATGGGGAGTGATGGAACAACAGGCATTAAAGCAATTAAGTTTCAAGATGGCTTAGTGCTGGTGCAACTAGAAGAAACCGCTTCTTATCAACAAATGCCTCAAAATGCAGTTTTAACAGGGGCTACTGATGCAACACTACCTCCTAGCCAAATTCCTAGGACAATTGAACAATACTTTCAGCATCAAAATATTAGCTCTCAAGATACCGAATTAGTAGAAACATCTCAAGAGTGGTTAGAAAGAATTTTCACCCTGCTAAGATCGCGCATTGGTCACGACTTTACCGCTTATAAACGCAATACACTCATCCGTCGGATTACACGGCGGATGAACCTGCGACAAATTGAAACCTATGAAGACTATACTAATTTTTTACAAAAGAATCCAGAGGAAGTCAAAGCCTTATTTCGAGAATGTTTAATTGGTGTTACTAGCTTCTTCCGCAATCCGCCTGCATTTAATATTCTAAAACAACAATTCCTTCCACCACTTTTAAATTCTTTATCAGAGGGAGACACATTCCGTGCTTGGATTCCTGCTTGTTACACGGGAGAAGAAGTCTATTCTTTAGCCATAATTCTCCAAGAAATTATTGATAGCATGAATAAAGACATTAAACTTCAATTATTTGGAACAGATATTGATCAACGAGCAATTGAAAAAGCACGACAAGGAATTTTTCCTCTCAGTATTCAAGCTGAAGTTACCCCCAAATATTTAGAACGCTTTTTCGAGCGAGATAACCAATTTTATTATATCAATCAAATAATTCGTAACTCCATCGTCTTTTCAATTCAAAATATCCTCAAAGATCCCCCTTTTTCTCGCCTGCACTTTTTAAGCTGTCGAAATTTATTAATTTATTTAGAGCCAGAAACGCAAAAGAAAATAATACCACTCTTTCACTATACCCTCAATCCTTCTGGAATTTTAATGTTGGGATCTTCTGAAAGTATTGGCAGTTTTCAAGATTTATTTTCTCCCTTAGATCATCGCTGGAAAATTTTTAAGCGTCGCCATATTAAAGAATATCCACGTCAAGTCATTAACTTTCCTACTGGTTCTCAATTAAATTTAAGTGTTACCAAAACATCTACTAGTGATTCTTGCCCTAAGGATCAAGAAACTAATCTGGAAACACTTATTAAGAGAAAACTGCTTAACGAATTTTGTCCCACAGCAATTTTAATTGAAACTAATGGTGATATTATTCATATTCAAGGGAGAACTGGAAAATTCCTAGAAATTGTTAGTGGCTATCCAACAAATAATATTATTAATTTAGCGCGAAAAGGATTAAAGTTTGAATTATTTTCTGCTATTCAAGCAGCTATTTCCTCAGAGAAATCAGTAACTCGACAACAAATTCCTGTTAATTCTAATGGAAACACTGAATTAGTTAAATTACAAGTTGAACCTTTAGATTCTCCTCCACCTTTAGCAGGTCGTTTATTAGTAATTTTGAATGTCATTGAAAGTCATTCTACAAGTAATGAGCAAGAAAATATTCCCCAAGATATTGCTTTACAACAGAAAGATAATCGTATTGCACAATTAGAAAAAGAATTACAAGATACGCGAGAAAGTCATCAAACCACTATTGAAGAGCTAGAATCCTCTAATGAAGAACTACAAGCTACTAATGAAGAGCTAGAATCCTCTAATGAAGAACTACAAGCTACTAATGAAGAACTAGAATCCTCTAAAGAAGAATTACAATCACTAAATGAAGAATTACAAACCCTCAATCAAGAGTTACAAAGTACTATTAATGAGTTATCAGTTACGCAAAATGATCTAAGGAATTTGCTTAATATCACGGAAGTTGCTACTATTATTGTGGATCACCAAATGCGGGTAAAACGTTTTACCCCAGAAGTAACAAATATTATGCCCCTCATCCCTACAGATATTGGTCGTCCTATTCATGATGTCACGACTAATCTTAATGATGATGGGATGGTACAAGATATTTTAGAAGTTTTGCAAACATTAACCCCTAAAACCAAATTAGTTGAAACCAGAGAGGGGGGATGGTACCGCATGGAGATTACCCCTTATCGTAAAGACAACTATCAAATTGAAGGAACAGTAGTGAACTTTATTAATATTAATGAGTTAAAGCAAAAAGAAGAAGCCTTAAAACAAGCACAGTTACTTCAGCAAAGCCTTCTTGATACCTATACCCAACCTGCAATTTTACTCACTAACCAGTTGGAGATTATTAATATTAACCTAGCCCTACAAAACCAACTAACTATTGAACAGGTGGAAGAGAAGATTATCAAACCACTGGAAATACGACTTCAAAATAATGAGCCTTTCGAGGAAACTATCTCATTTTCTCTTGATAATGAGAGGCCCTATCGCTATCTAGTCCGTTGCTCTATTATTCCCGACCAAGAGACTAGGATTAAATATTGTTTATTATTCTTAACTAATTTGTAACATTTTGTTGAGTAAAGTGACATTAATATGTTTAGTGTCAGTTATATGAACAACATTCGATATAATTTCTAATTTACAGAAATAAAGGAATATTATGGATGACTATTTCGAGCAACTCCGAGAAAAAGCAGAACTTCGTCTCAATCAAAGAGATGATTTAGAGGCTTTATCAGATCCTAACTTATATGAAGTAGGCGTTTATCAAACAGAACTACAAATTCAGCATGAAGAGTTACAAAGAGCTTATAGTGAATTAAGTGAATTATACGAGCAATATTGGTCTCTCTATGAATTTGCTCCTTGTGGGTATGTTACGCTCACCGAAAAAGGGATGATTGCTCGAATTAATTATCAGGGGAGAGCTTTACTAGGGGATATACCCGCTCCTATCACTAATTTTAGCTTTTCTCGCTTTATCCTCAATAAGCATCAACCTTTCTTTTTTACCGCGCTGCAACAAGCCAAACAAACTGGGGAAAAACAAAATTTAGAGCTACAGTTGATTCCGTTAAATAATAGGGAGTTATTATGGGTTCATCTTGATATCAAAGCTACTTTTGATGATGAGGGAAAAGTTATTAGTTATGAGATGACTCTTACTGATGTCACTACCGATAAGGAAGCAGACCTTGTCCGCGAAAAAGCCAAACGCTTACAACTAATTACGGATTCGATTCAGGGTAGTATTGCGTATGTTGATGCCAGTGAGCGGTATCAATTTATGAATCAAACCCATCAACAGTGGCTAGGAGTGACAGAGGAAGAAGTTTTAGGCAAAACAGTTGTTGAGGTAATTGGACACGAGTTGTATAGTCAGTTTGATGGTTTAATTGAGCAAGTTTTGCAAGGAGAAACTGTTAAGTGTGAGGCTCAGTTTCCTTATCAAAATCGACAATTAAGGGATGTTTTTATTGTTTTAGTCCCTGATTTTGGTAGTACAGAAAAGGTAGAAGGCTATTATGCTTTGATGACAGATATTACAGACTCAAAGCATATCACCAGACAATTACAGGAACAAGAAGCCTTTCTACGGAGTATTTATGATGGGGTGCAACAAGCAATTTTTGTAGTGGATGTTTCGGAAGAAGGGAAATTTTATTGGGCAGATTGTAATTGTGTTAGTGAAAGGTTAATGGGAGTCTCTAGAAGTGAGGCGCAAGGACAACCTTTAGAACTAAATTTATCTAGAGAATTAGCTCTTCAACTTCGTGAACGCTACGAACTTTGTTTAGCTTCAGGGGACAGTTTAACTTATGAAGAATGTATTAGGGTGAATGGGGAAAAAACTTGTTGGTTATTGACGCTAACTCCCTTAAAAGATGAAAATGACCGTGTTTATCGAATTATCGGAGCAGGAGTTAACATTGATGATCGCAAAGAGTTAGAAACAACCCTAAAAGAACAAGCAGAACGAGAGCGTTTAGTTAATATGATTACTTATGCGGTTCGTCAAAGTTTAGAATTGCATGAAGTAGTAGAAGAAACAGTTACCAAACTTTTAGAGGCTTTTGGGGTTGATGAAGTGGTTTTAGCACTTTATGAACAAGATGAAGATGACTCTCCTTTAGTGCGAGTGGCGACACAAGAAGTTAGTTATTGGTCAGAAAAAATTTGCGAATATTCACAAGCACAGCAAATTTTTCAACAAGAGGAAGTAGTAGTAATTAATGACTCAGCTTTTAATGATACTGTCTGTTTTAGAGCAGAAAATGCCAAGTCTATGCTATTAGGAGGAATTTATTATAATCAACAATTACAAGGGATAATTTCTTTGCAATATCAAGACTCTAGCTGTGATTGGAGTGAAGCAGAAAAGAGTTTATTAAAACAAGTAGCCGATCAAATCGCGATCGCGCTTAAGCAAGCCCAACTTTATAAACAACTAAATCAAGAATTAACCGAACGAACTCAGTTACAAAGCCAATTAAGCTACCAGGCTCATCATGATCGCTTAACTGGTTTACCTAATCGTTACTTATTAGTAGAACGTTTACATGAAATTATTAAGCTCCGTGACTCAAAAGCAACTGATATACCATTTGCAGTTTTATTTTTAGACTTAAATGGTTTTAAGGAGGTTAATGATAATTTTGGTCATAACATTGGAGATCAATTATTAATTAATGTCACGCAACGATTTAAAAACTGTTTACGGGAAGATGACATGATTGCTCGTTTTGGGGGAGATGAGTTTGTTATTTTACTAGAAAAATTACCTGAGAAAGAAGCTGCTATCCAAGTTGCTAATCGGCTTCATCAAGTGTTAGAAAATCCAATTAGAATTAACCATATTGAAGTAAAAATTAGAACTAGTATTGGCATTGTCTATGATGATGGTCAATATAGTAATTCTGATCCCATTTTGCGAGATGCTGATATTGCGATGTATCAATCAAAAAATCAAGGCGTTGACTATATTGTTTTCGATCAAAAAGAGACATCAGATAGTTAATTGAGTGACTTTCCAGCAGCTTTCCAACCTTCAACACTGCCAGGATATCCCATCACATTATCATAGCCGAGAAGACGCAACGCTTCTAAGCCAATGGCAGTGCGATACCCAACTGAACAATATAGAATAACAGGTCGATCTTTGGCAATTTGATCTTGCTTTTTCACTAAGTCTCGTAGGGGAATATTAATCGCATTGAGGATATGCCCGCTTATATATTCTAAAGGTTGACGAACATCAATCAGTTGAGCATTTTCTTCTTCCACTAATCTTTCAATTTCATCAGCTTGTTTTACCCCATAATATCCTCTGGGAATATTAGTGAGAAATTCATCAACAACTTCTTCTATTTCTTCTGAATAAACATTAGCACTGAATGCACTATTAGAATAACTTGGAATCAGATAACTTGCTCCTCCGATCCAAATAAAAAAGCTAAGACAAATGGTTAGTAATGTTTTCCACATTTGATTCCTCCTTAATTTTTAATCTAAGATTAGCGTTTTTGAGCAACTTCTTTCCATTCTTGAATAGATAAAGGAGAAACTGGCATTTCCAGATTCTTTCCGTCTGTAATGGGTACAGAAAAAACAACTGCTAAGGTATTAGGTAGCTGAGAAATAATTTCTTCAAAATTGTATTGACCTATGTTACCAACAGGAGATTTATCAACAAACACTTTTTCGGAAATATCTTTAGCATAAAACGTTTCTCCTGTAGGCATCTTAACAGTTAAAGGTTGGGAGTGATCAATTTCGGTTCTACCTGGAAAACCAGCAAGGCGAATCGTAAATGGTTCTTTTCCTTCTGATGTAATTCGCTGAAACGCGATCGCTTGCCAAGTGCGATTATAACTATCAAATAGTTTCTGTCGCGATTGATAAAGCACTTGATTTTCCCCTTCTTGTATTGTCCGAATTTCGGCATAAGCAGAATTTGTAGGAATACTAATGAATCCTAAAATTAAGAAAACTATCGTTAGTCCCAATATGATTTTACGGAATGTTTTATTAATCATATTCACCTCCTTATTACTGTAATGCCGCTTGAATTTGTTCTTTTACTTCAGGAACAACGACTCGATACATTCCCCGTAAATCCCCAACAGAAAAATCATAGGCTTTATCATTAGGGTAACGTTGTTTAACAAATTCAGGACGCTCGGATTTGAGGCCATGGCATTTTAAGCAAGTGGCTTCCACATTAATGCGACGATAATAATAAGTTTCTTGATCAGCCGTTTCCCAAAAACCGAAGAGGTTAGGATTATTGGCAAATTTTTCTAGAGCCATTGCTTCTTTTTCAGTTGGCGCATGATCAGGATTCCGATATTTTTCAGCGACTTGTTTAACATCCCAAGGGTTTTCTTGGCTAAGTTGTTTAGCGCGCATTCCCACTGGTTTACAGACTTGTTTAAAGGTTTCTATAGTAGGAGTTTCGTCTGTTCCTTTGAGAGTTCCTGCTAGGCTAGAACGCATCGCATCTAAAGATTCAATTTCTTGCACAATTTCGCCTAATTGTTCTGGTTGTGGTTGAGCGTTTGCTTCATTAATGGGAAGAATAAGCAGGCTAAAAGCTAATAAGAGGGAAAAAACGATTTTTAAGAGAAATTTAGACATTTTTAATGCTCCTTTTTTAGGCAATATTTACTTACTACGCTGTTTCCATACAGCCTTTTTTATTTTTCTAAAACTGTTAAAGGCTTTGATTGGTCGCTGCTTGGCGCGATGGGAGTCACTAAGGATAACTGCAATAAAAATAGGACTAACCGTTCAAACCAAGGTACAGCAGTTCCCCAGCGCATTTTCATCAGAAAATACCACTCAAAAGCATTTTTCACCCAATTCACCCAAACTCCTCTCAATGCAGTAGCATGACGACGATGTCCTATACTGGGTTCAGGTACAACAGGGGCAGCAATAAAGATAATGCCATCATTGCCAAAATCTGCCATACAAATCGCATCTAAACTGGGCTTAACAGGGTGAGATTGAATTTCTCCTAATTCCCGAGCAATGTTATGCGCTACCGCAATCGCCATTGATTCTGTCATTTGACCAGTTTTCGGCGCACCAAGAGGGACTTCTGTTGTTTCTGGTGGCGCAAGTTGTGTGATTACCCCTGCACTATAAATCGAGGGATAGTCTGGATGTTGATAGGTGTCTCGTACTGGTACAAATCCCTTTTTATCAGTTAATCCAGGCACATTTCTTAAGAACTGCGCTCCTCGGAAAGGAGGTAAAAACATGGCATATTGAAAAGGAAATTCCTGTCCATCTGATAATTTGACGTGATCTGGTTTAATCTCAGTAATAGCAGCATTTTCTACCCAATCAATGCCATGCTCTTGCATTACTTCTGTTACGACTTTGTCAGAATTTGCCATCCCCCCAATGCCAAGATGTCCTAAATAGGGTTCAGGACTGATAAAAGTAATCGTTGCTTGATCACGGATTCCTTTGTTTCTTAAACTATAGTCCGCTAATAAGGCCACTTCATACGCTGGCCCCATACAACTTGCCCCCGGAACTGCCCCCACAAGAATCGGCCCTGGGTTTTCTAAAAATTCATTCCAGGCTTCCCTCGCCATTTCCGCATGATGAGCATTGCATACGGATTGTGTATAACCATCTTCTGGCCCCAAACCTGGTATCAAATGATAAGCCAGAGAAGCCCCCGTAGCAATTATGAGATAATCATACTCTAAAGTTATCTCCTCCTCTACTGTCACTCGTTTTTCCTCAGGATCAAGTGCTGTCACCTTACCGTGTCGCCAATGGATTCCGTATTTTTGCAATAACGGTTCAAGGGGAAGTTGTACTTGATCTAAGCGTCTGAGATTAAACGTTACCCAAGGGAGAGAGGGAATAAAGGTAAAGGTGGGTTGATCGGAAATTAAAGTAATTTCATGTTTGCCTTTTAAGAGGTGTTTCAATTCGTAGGCGGCAGAAAGCCCTCCAAATCCTGCGCCGACAATGACAATTTCTGCCATAGTGTTATAAATCCTTTTAATAAAACTATTTAGTTATATGAATATAATAATAGATATAGAGTTTAATTGTAAATTAACTAAATGATTAATTAGTAATATAATATCAAAAGAACGGTGAATTATAGTCGTTCCAATTCAGTTCCGTAGTGCAGCCATCTTGGCTGCTACTAGGGAGCAAGATGCTCCCACTACTTTTAGGTTGCTATTTTTTATTTGGAATCACTATAAATTTCTAAAATCCCCTAATCTGCGCTGAATGACAAATATACGATCGCGCTGTTTTAGGGGTTCCCCCATGAAAGAGTGTTCTAATTTGTGGTTAAGGTTCGCATCGCTTGATCGGTGGTGAGAAAAACATGATCTTTACCTAGGTAGTCAATGAAGCCGATTTTTTTTAGTTTATCCATCACCGGTCCCTTGACTTCTGATAAGTATAATTCAATGCCAAGACTTTTGAGATCAGCCACTAAGCCTTC
This window of the Euhalothece natronophila Z-M001 genome carries:
- a CDS encoding efflux RND transporter periplasmic adaptor subunit; this encodes MVKDQEIAFDEEKNSSRTGRKKRLLWLGGIILLIGGSAMIIPRLLPSPPREETVEEINALPVETITVTPESSYEVSRRYTGEIRSQRRSDLGLERGGKVTEILVEEGDRVSAGDPIARLDTQNLEAQKRQLEAQRRGALAQLEQLETGPRQEEIAAARARVRNVEEELKLAQNQRSRREFLYSEGAISAEQLDEVASQEQALEARLEEAESQLQELSSGTRQEEIAAQQATVHEIEANLEDIEVNLNQSVLTAPFAGIVSGRALDEGTVVQTGEPVIQLMENTAPEARIGVPSQVAQQLEVGSDYPLRIGSETYQGTVKSTLPEVSGETRTQEVIFQLDSDALLTTSPGETVRLDLTQTIESAGYWLPMSALTQGIRGLWTAYVVVPDEDTEGWKVQQEAVEIIHQEEDRAFVRGTLDPEAQIVSEGTHRLAPGQPVELANN
- a CDS encoding efflux RND transporter permease subunit — protein: MIRYFYRNTRLLILTIFLILALGIASFQALPRQEDPTLIARNAVVKTVFPGASAERVEALVTEVLEGEISEIEEVETIESSSRVGFSSVSVTLSDDVFNAAPIWSDLRDRIDKASIDFPEGAGQPELEEFNVRAYTLIPSLQWQGENPNYGILYRYAKELAVQLRSLPDTEEVEIFGAPAEEILVEIDAPELVAVGLSTQELADQIEASDAKVSAGQLRGEQRDLSLEVDTELSTLDQIRQIPIQNTPQGEFTRLGDIARVERGVQEPPTELSYTNGQSAIALGVLMKPGQRIDEFTPIIHQELESFRGTLPSRISLEVIFDQSTYVADRINSLIANLLFAALLVIAMVFVAMGWGSSLIVGMALPLTVCGVLGGMTVMGIAVHQISVTGLIIALGLLIDNAIVVVNDIQSELEDGETPFKAVSKTVNYLKVPLLASTITTVMTFLPIALLPGAAGEFVGSIAITVILALVSSLALSLTVIAALTGRFLSRLNPNQPRRWWNNGISFPQLGRSYRWSLQQATRKPLLIVALVFIIPLMGFSILGNLDRQFFPDVERDQLHIEVEFSPDGAIAQTQAQAARARDLILQHPQVEEVNWFIGRTGPKFYYNITGMRENQSHYAEGMVQLKDTAELPILVQTLQTELDRAFPNARFLVQQLGQGPPFDAPVEMRIYGPNLEELHRLGNEARQILTQLPHVTYARDDLSEARPQIGFAVDEEQARQAGLSNRAIAQQLEAYLEGSIGGSILEATEELPVRVRLSNTERADLSEIASLDLTPEGEGESPFRPFSALGEFNLTPQLSQIARRNQQRVNVIQGFIQAGVLPATVLENFQTALAENNFELPPGYSYDWGGEQEERDQAVGDLLLYVPLLVIVMITALVLSLNSFRQAGIMGLVAVGAIGMALFSLWLFNSILGFMAIVGIMGLVGVAINDSIVVLSAMNEDQQAKRGDPKAIQNVVIRSTRHVVTTTVTTMMGFVPLLLEGDPFWRPLSIAIAGGILGSSLLALYVVPAMYLIVMHRLPRRLSHRIKNA
- a CDS encoding TetR/AcrR family transcriptional regulator, yielding MGVSTAYSEQKKKEILTVATDLFIERGYDGVSIDAIVKEVGGSKSNIYNYFGGKEGLFRAIVEDVSEQILSPLKQAEVENLPLKEGLTAIGKQAMSIILSDRAIGLLRIVIAQSRKFPEVAQLFFQVGPKTRCKLLVEYIEQQQAQGKIKPCDSYQAATQFIGMFLGFHQLQRVLGITSNPTEEEINAIVEDAVKTFMVRYSQ